GGGTTCAGTCGGGAGTACACCAGCATGCTCTGTCCGCTTCGCGCAACGAGCACGTCGGTCGCGCCGTCTATCTTCTTGGTCCAGAGCAGGTCGCCGTGCTCATCGTAGAGGCGAACCAGACCGTCCTCGTCCACGCCGCCGAAGAACTGCCCTCCCGGGGCAATGGTCAGAGACTGCGGGCGGTTTGCTTTTTGCCGCCAGAGTATGGATATTGCCTCGTTACGGGTCGCGTACAGCGCGGCCGAGGCCGACAGGATCAGCAATACGGCCAGCGCCAGAGCGCCCGGCCACCGCCGACCGCGTCGGATGAGGTGTCCCGATGTTCGGCGCTTACGTGCACCTTCAGGGTTCAGTCGGAACGGGAATCTCATTGCTTGCAGTCGCTGGACTTCGATATTGACTGCACAGCGAGCGATTCCTCCACCATGCCGATGAAGTACCCGTGCAGTCTCGCGTCTCCGGTCAGTTCCGGATGAAACGCGCCGCCCAGCAGGTTGCCCTGCCGGACGAGTACAATCTTGTCATCGCACGTAGCTAGCACACGGACGTCTGCGCCGGCATGTACTATGTAGGGCGCTCGGATGAAGACCGCGCGCACCGGTGGGGGTCCGATCTCAGAGATATCCAAGTCCGCCTCGAAGCTGTCTACCTGCCGGCCGAACGCGTTGCGCAGCACGGTCACGTCCATAAGCCCCAGTCGAGGCTGATCGCTTCCAACGATATCTCTCGCCATCACGATCAGGCCCATGCACGTTCCGTAGATCGGCATGCCCTGGTGTGCGGCCTCGGTGATCTTGGCGTCAAGGCCGTACCGGGCCATCAACTTGCCGACCGTGGTGCTCTCGCCGCCGGGGATGATCAGGCCGCTGACCCGTGCCAGCTCCTGAGCCGTGCGAACCGCGATGGCCTCTGCGCCGCAGTTTTGAAGTGCCTCGATGTGTTTCTGAAAAGCGCCCTGCAGCGCCAGGACGCCTATGGTAAGGTCACTAGGCATGGTACGAGTATTCAACTCCAGGGTTCGTGCATGAGAGGGAACCCCTGAGACTAACGACAGTTATCTGCGGATTGGGGTGCGATCCTGCATATGCATTACCAGCCCCGGGTGGACAGCAGTTCGTTCTCGGGAAGCTGCCTGATGTCCAACCCGGGCATCGCCGATCCGAGGCCCTTGGACAGCTCGGCGAGGACCTCCGGTTTGTCGAAATGAGTGGTTGCGTCCACGATCGCCTTGGCCCGCGGGGCGGGATCTTCCGACTTGAAGATGCCCGAGCCGACGAACACGGCCTCAGCGCCAAGCTGCATCATCAGCGCGGCGTCGGCGGGAGTGGCGATGCCGCCCGCGGAGAAGTTCGGGACGGGCAGCTTTCCGGTCTCGGCGATCCCGCAGACCAACTCGTACGGCGCGCCGAGGCTCTTCGCGTAGGCCATCAGTTCCTCGCGGGCCATCGTCTGAAGTCGCCGAATCTCCTGCATAACCGATCTCATATGCCGCACGGCCTCGACGATGTTTCCGGAGCCGGCTTCGCCCTTCGTGCGGATCATCGCCGCGCCCTCGCCGATCCGCCGCAGGGCTTCACCGAGGTCTCTGCATCCACAGACGAACGGCACCTTGAAGGCGTGCTTGTCTATGTGAAACGCCTCATCCGCGGGCGTGAGGACTTCGCTCTCGTCAATGAAGTCCACTCCCAGCGCTTCGAGCACCTGCGCCTCGACGAAGTGGCCGATTCGCGCCTTCGCCATGACCGGGATCGTGACTGCCTCCATGATCCCAAGAATCACGTTTGGGTCGGCCATTCGGGCGACTCCGCCGTCCTTGCGGATGTCGGATGGAACGCGCTCGAGGGCCATTACGGCGGTCGCGCCGGCGTCTTCAGCGATCTTCGCCTGCTCGGCGT
This window of the Armatimonadota bacterium genome carries:
- the pdxT gene encoding pyridoxal 5'-phosphate synthase glutaminase subunit PdxT produces the protein MPSDLTIGVLALQGAFQKHIEALQNCGAEAIAVRTAQELARVSGLIIPGGESTTVGKLMARYGLDAKITEAAHQGMPIYGTCMGLIVMARDIVGSDQPRLGLMDVTVLRNAFGRQVDSFEADLDISEIGPPPVRAVFIRAPYIVHAGADVRVLATCDDKIVLVRQGNLLGGAFHPELTGDARLHGYFIGMVEESLAVQSISKSSDCKQ
- the pdxS gene encoding pyridoxal 5'-phosphate synthase lyase subunit PdxS encodes the protein MTDTQKSTWRTKVGLAEMLKGGVIMDVTNAEQAKIAEDAGATAVMALERVPSDIRKDGGVARMADPNVILGIMEAVTIPVMAKARIGHFVEAQVLEALGVDFIDESEVLTPADEAFHIDKHAFKVPFVCGCRDLGEALRRIGEGAAMIRTKGEAGSGNIVEAVRHMRSVMQEIRRLQTMAREELMAYAKSLGAPYELVCGIAETGKLPVPNFSAGGIATPADAALMMQLGAEAVFVGSGIFKSEDPAPRAKAIVDATTHFDKPEVLAELSKGLGSAMPGLDIRQLPENELLSTRGW